In one Bacteroidota bacterium genomic region, the following are encoded:
- a CDS encoding beta galactosidase jelly roll domain-containing protein — MKRQIVYRTVFLLTFTLTTVNSYAQELRLLHDLRGNWKFELGDGKQRAEAAFDDSKWESIYAPSKWEDEGFPGYDGYAWYRKHFRAEANWKDKSLYLRLGRIDDVDQVYVNGKFVGSSGSFPPAYETAYHWEREYYLPASYLNIAGDNVIAVRVYDDQLGGGMYEGRLGIYEDVKALTPEIQLAGEWRFLTGDDMSWKNLNVNDSNWPKISVPGYWEPQGHADYDGYAWYRTRFRVPTGMAAKRLILLLGMIDDFDETYLNGTLIGKTGTMGENVRHSNTWQEMRSYTIPSGTLIEGGENVLAIRVFDGYRDGGIYQGPIGIVTREKYLKWRNSSKQDWFDWIFR, encoded by the coding sequence ATGAAGCGTCAGATCGTATACCGCACAGTTTTTCTCTTGACGTTCACCCTCACAACGGTGAACTCATATGCTCAAGAACTTCGGCTGCTTCATGACTTGAGGGGGAACTGGAAGTTCGAGTTGGGTGACGGAAAACAGCGCGCAGAGGCTGCATTTGATGACAGCAAATGGGAATCAATTTACGCTCCGTCAAAATGGGAGGATGAAGGTTTTCCGGGGTATGACGGCTATGCCTGGTATCGCAAACACTTCCGTGCAGAAGCGAATTGGAAGGACAAATCGCTGTATCTTCGTCTCGGGCGGATTGATGATGTCGATCAGGTGTATGTGAATGGAAAGTTCGTCGGTTCGTCGGGGTCGTTTCCCCCGGCCTACGAAACTGCGTACCATTGGGAACGTGAGTACTATCTTCCGGCGTCGTACTTGAACATTGCCGGTGATAACGTGATTGCCGTCCGTGTGTACGATGATCAACTTGGCGGTGGCATGTATGAAGGAAGGTTGGGGATATATGAAGACGTTAAGGCGCTGACGCCTGAAATTCAGCTTGCGGGAGAATGGCGATTCTTGACAGGAGATGATATGTCGTGGAAGAATCTGAACGTCAACGACAGTAACTGGCCGAAGATCAGCGTTCCGGGATATTGGGAGCCGCAAGGCCATGCGGATTACGACGGATACGCATGGTACAGAACACGCTTTCGTGTCCCGACCGGAATGGCAGCCAAACGGTTGATACTTCTTCTCGGAATGATTGACGACTTCGACGAGACGTATCTCAACGGCACCCTCATCGGCAAGACGGGGACGATGGGTGAGAATGTCCGCCATTCAAATACATGGCAGGAGATGCGTTCGTATACGATTCCTTCCGGTACCCTCATCGAAGGCGGGGAAAACGTGCTCGCCATTCGGGTGTTTGATGGATACAGGGATGGAGGAATTTACCAGGGCCCGATCGGTATTGTTACCCGTGAGAAATATTTGAAATGGAGGAATTCGTCAAAGCAGGATTGGTTTGATTGGATTTTCAGATGA
- a CDS encoding TonB-dependent receptor, whose product MKNRSEQRIFMKPIRRIISLFILLLPVVGMSQPVSGTIAGKVFLPNEDAAPNAIVTLEDTRFGAATTEGGSFVIDNVPPGTYRLKVRLIGYDQGELAVVRVRANETSTVSVSLRENEIELAQILITGSRRQAAEDTRASVTSMTPKDAKYLPGAAEDVLRGLQALPGVTSVSDFSSQLVVRGSGPDQNLIMIDGFEVINPYRLYGVVSMFNPETVSDISLQTGGFAAQYGDRLSAVIDVKNREGRSDVPLAAKLNFSLTNMNVILEGALPFDGSSYLLSLRRTYYDLILGPVLKRNKLVDGDVALPNFRDLQFRASVPFGESNKIILNALTSRDGVSLISGAERDRADSVSFFDESYNSMVGATWQFNPSKNLIVNTQVSFYQNTGAGAFDGTFVDPSQNSGSIGRGDTLNLRFVRFAVDYDYIYTKTSLAQRLFWNSGSHTIEGGYGVDFLRTDFIRYFQIDKTLRDFIVQRGFAIPTDETETVRYTRYNAFLQDRISIDDRLFIQPGVRFDVYPFLKKTVHVSPRINISYKLNELTTLRAAYGTYYQSPGMEKQNFQAPITYNDQAFATLVPEEARHVILGFDRMVSPAWQFKLEGYYKGFRNVIAAQKMTGSRWYSQPTGDSLRSVRGWTTPVKIPSDSLTSVPVNDATGRSYGFEVMLQKISGQPTDRLTGWVSYALSYADRDRDGVRSPFLFDQRHAMNVVGNFRFADAWDVGIRYTLRSGRPYAIALGVKPRVVVATINGVETPVLQTDSRERVLLDVDYERDRFSGRLDPYQSLDVRLTTYPSWWGLRWAFYLDVQNVLNRKNVQNQNYFVDESGSLRTRTINGIPIFPSLGFSINF is encoded by the coding sequence ATGAAGAACCGTTCTGAACAACGAATATTTATGAAGCCGATTCGCCGGATTATCAGCCTTTTCATTCTTCTCCTGCCAGTTGTTGGGATGTCGCAACCTGTATCGGGAACGATAGCAGGCAAGGTCTTTCTTCCCAACGAAGATGCTGCTCCCAATGCAATTGTTACTCTTGAAGATACCCGGTTTGGCGCCGCGACGACTGAAGGCGGGTCGTTTGTGATTGACAATGTTCCTCCCGGAACGTACAGGCTCAAAGTGAGATTGATCGGGTATGATCAGGGCGAGCTTGCTGTTGTTCGTGTCCGCGCAAACGAAACCTCGACTGTTTCCGTGAGCCTGCGTGAGAACGAAATAGAACTTGCCCAGATACTCATTACAGGAAGCAGGCGACAGGCGGCCGAGGATACGAGAGCAAGCGTCACTTCCATGACACCGAAAGACGCAAAGTACCTTCCGGGTGCTGCCGAAGATGTGTTGCGCGGTTTGCAGGCACTGCCGGGTGTTACCAGCGTCAGCGATTTCTCGTCCCAGCTCGTTGTGCGCGGCTCGGGGCCGGATCAGAATTTGATTATGATTGACGGATTCGAAGTCATCAATCCGTACCGGCTGTACGGAGTGGTTTCGATGTTCAATCCCGAAACTGTCAGTGACATCAGCCTGCAAACAGGCGGCTTCGCTGCGCAGTATGGCGACCGGCTTTCTGCAGTAATTGATGTGAAGAACCGTGAAGGTCGCAGCGACGTGCCGCTGGCCGCTAAGCTTAATTTCAGTCTCACCAACATGAACGTAATCCTCGAGGGCGCATTGCCGTTCGACGGGTCGTCGTATCTGCTTTCTCTTCGAAGAACATACTACGACCTTATCCTCGGTCCGGTTCTCAAGAGGAACAAGCTTGTGGACGGGGATGTTGCTTTGCCGAATTTCCGTGACCTGCAATTCAGGGCAAGCGTGCCCTTCGGCGAATCGAACAAGATAATTCTCAATGCCCTCACGTCACGTGACGGCGTCTCACTCATTTCCGGAGCCGAACGTGACCGCGCCGACAGCGTAAGCTTCTTTGATGAATCCTACAACTCAATGGTTGGTGCAACGTGGCAGTTCAATCCCAGCAAGAACCTGATTGTCAACACGCAGGTTTCGTTCTATCAAAACACAGGCGCAGGCGCTTTCGACGGCACCTTCGTCGATCCTTCGCAGAACTCCGGCAGTATCGGGAGGGGCGATACGCTGAATCTGAGGTTCGTCCGGTTTGCGGTGGATTATGATTACATCTACACAAAAACCTCGCTGGCCCAGCGGTTGTTCTGGAACTCCGGCAGTCACACCATCGAAGGAGGGTACGGGGTTGATTTCCTTCGCACGGATTTCATACGGTATTTTCAGATCGACAAGACATTGAGAGACTTCATTGTTCAACGCGGGTTTGCCATTCCAACTGACGAGACAGAAACGGTCCGTTACACTCGCTACAATGCGTTCTTGCAAGATCGCATTTCAATTGATGACCGCCTGTTCATTCAGCCGGGGGTGAGGTTTGATGTGTATCCCTTCTTGAAAAAGACTGTGCATGTTTCGCCCCGCATCAACATTTCCTACAAACTGAATGAACTGACAACCCTGCGGGCCGCGTACGGAACATACTACCAATCGCCGGGGATGGAGAAGCAGAATTTCCAAGCCCCAATCACGTATAATGATCAGGCATTTGCAACGCTTGTGCCGGAAGAGGCCCGGCATGTGATTCTTGGGTTTGACAGAATGGTTTCGCCTGCGTGGCAATTCAAGCTGGAAGGATATTACAAAGGGTTCAGGAATGTGATTGCAGCGCAGAAAATGACCGGATCCCGGTGGTATTCCCAACCGACCGGTGACAGCCTCCGAAGCGTTCGCGGGTGGACTACTCCAGTCAAGATTCCCAGTGATTCCCTCACCTCCGTTCCAGTCAATGATGCGACGGGCCGGTCGTACGGCTTTGAAGTCATGTTGCAGAAAATCAGCGGACAGCCGACCGACAGACTGACGGGATGGGTCAGTTACGCGCTGTCGTATGCCGATCGGGATCGTGATGGAGTACGCTCTCCGTTTCTGTTCGATCAGCGACATGCAATGAATGTTGTCGGAAACTTCCGGTTTGCCGACGCCTGGGATGTCGGCATACGGTACACGCTGCGCTCAGGCAGGCCGTACGCTATTGCATTAGGCGTGAAGCCAAGGGTTGTGGTTGCGACAATCAATGGCGTGGAAACTCCGGTATTGCAAACCGATTCGCGGGAGAGAGTTCTTCTTGACGTTGACTATGAACGCGACAGGTTTTCAGGCAGACTCGACCCCTACCAATCGCTTGATGTTCGACTGACAACATATCCCTCGTGGTGGGGGCTGCGATGGGCATTCTATCTCGACGTGCAGAATGTGCTTAACAGGAAAAACGTTCAAAACCAGAATTACTTTGTTGATGAATCGGGTTCTCTGCGCACACGAACAATAAACGGCATTCCCATCTTTCCCTCACTCGGATTCAGTATCAATTTCTGA
- a CDS encoding MOSC domain-containing protein, whose protein sequence is MSMRLSELNIYPIKSCGLISLHEADLEPRGLRHDRRWLVVDDGGMFMTQRDFPRMTLVSVQVKSDCLFVQAPEMEPLLVPFKPDRREHLPVVIWDDSLEAMPVDGKTAEWFSEFLGVRCKLVVMTERSVRPVDKNYDTGENVVSFADGFPMLLISEASLADLNERLEVPVPMKRFRPNLVVDGCEPFAEDTWKEIVIGGVHMYVVKPCARCTITTVDTATGTKGQEPLRTLATFRSVGNQVMFGQNVIHAAPGRIRVGDEVRVIR, encoded by the coding sequence ATGTCGATGAGATTGTCAGAACTCAATATCTATCCCATTAAGTCGTGCGGGCTAATATCGTTGCACGAAGCCGACCTTGAGCCTCGAGGCTTACGACATGATCGTCGCTGGCTTGTTGTGGATGATGGGGGGATGTTTATGACGCAACGCGACTTCCCCCGCATGACACTGGTTTCGGTTCAGGTGAAATCCGACTGCCTGTTTGTGCAAGCGCCGGAGATGGAGCCGCTCTTAGTGCCGTTTAAGCCCGACCGCCGCGAACATCTCCCTGTCGTGATATGGGATGACAGTCTCGAAGCCATGCCGGTCGACGGGAAGACTGCCGAGTGGTTCAGCGAATTTCTCGGTGTGCGTTGCAAACTTGTTGTTATGACGGAACGATCGGTTCGACCCGTTGACAAGAACTACGACACCGGGGAAAATGTTGTCAGCTTTGCAGACGGGTTCCCGATGCTGTTGATTTCAGAGGCTTCGCTTGCCGATCTGAATGAACGACTTGAAGTTCCGGTACCGATGAAGCGCTTTCGTCCGAATCTTGTTGTGGATGGCTGCGAGCCTTTCGCCGAGGATACGTGGAAGGAAATCGTAATCGGCGGCGTCCATATGTATGTTGTGAAACCCTGCGCCCGCTGTACGATTACAACCGTTGACACGGCGACGGGGACGAAGGGGCAGGAACCGTTGCGGACCCTTGCAACATTCCGTTCCGTTGGAAATCAAGTGATGTTTGGCCAGAATGTCATTCACGCTGCTCCCGGCAGAATACGGGTCGGTGACGAGGTACGGGTGATTCGATGA
- a CDS encoding response regulator transcription factor yields the protein MAKILVVEDEPTMQIGLRDNLEFEGYDVNVVNNGKSGLEELINNSYDLVVLDVMLPQMSGFDVLKKAREKGIGTPVIMLTAKGEEIDKVLGLELGADDYMTKPFSLRELIARVKAVLRRQQSGAQALSVQMKLGDAAIDFAAYTATRDGKEVAMTPKEFEILKFLWQHRNTVVSRDQLLTNVWGYDESISTRTVDNFVLKLRQKLEADPSHPRHIITIHGTGYKLIV from the coding sequence ATGGCAAAAATCCTTGTAGTTGAAGACGAGCCGACAATGCAAATCGGCCTGAGAGACAATCTCGAATTTGAAGGATACGACGTAAATGTCGTGAATAACGGAAAATCCGGATTGGAGGAACTCATCAACAATTCGTACGACCTTGTTGTGCTCGACGTGATGCTTCCGCAGATGTCGGGTTTCGATGTCTTGAAAAAAGCCCGTGAAAAGGGGATCGGCACGCCCGTCATCATGTTGACGGCGAAAGGGGAGGAGATCGACAAGGTTCTTGGATTGGAACTCGGTGCCGATGACTACATGACGAAGCCGTTCAGTCTCCGCGAGTTGATTGCCCGCGTAAAAGCGGTGTTACGAAGGCAACAGTCGGGCGCTCAGGCGTTGTCTGTTCAGATGAAGCTCGGCGATGCAGCAATTGATTTCGCGGCATACACCGCAACACGCGACGGCAAGGAAGTGGCGATGACGCCGAAAGAATTCGAAATTCTCAAGTTTCTCTGGCAGCATCGCAACACTGTGGTAAGCCGCGACCAACTCCTCACAAATGTGTGGGGATATGACGAGTCCATCAGCACTCGCACGGTTGATAATTTTGTCCTCAAACTGCGACAAAAACTTGAGGCCGATCCGTCACATCCCCGACACATCATCACTATTCATGGAACAGGCTACAAGCTGATCGTGTAG
- a CDS encoding DASS family sodium-coupled anion symporter, whose translation MNKRTFGALLGATVFAVLAFLPPFETFRTAAQQFAGDQHAAHIDTLARSMQLVSGLMGLMVIWWITEVMKLAHTALLPLAILPLFGVIGLSNNQVHEFGVVNTAKNYFSPVVMLFFGGFLLAGAMRRWKLDRRLTLWILTRGRLAEDSRKTLFGMMVVSAISSMWISNTATCAMLLPLSVGILAYIGAEPGKSNFGKALMLGIAWAASIGGMGTLIGTPPNGIAVGILNTAFAGDPAYQRITFLDWMKFGVPYVILFLPVAWFVLLKVFPPEVSSFEGGKKRLMEEFRALGPMTTGEKGSIVVFFCAVFLWLTLPFREQLLPRHILIHITWLDEYTTGLFAGISLFLIPVSFRGRTFLLHWKDFKYVEWGALAIVGGGIALSDGMFKTGFAAWLASTFVSLFGSPTTIEMMFAIVLFIDLLTEVATNSAVISMMTPVVIAIAQTTGENPVALSIAAALASSMAFMLPVATPPNALVYGTGYIRLKDMIKAGFILDILGWLFTIGILVIFGWFIFGVFSL comes from the coding sequence ATGAACAAACGAACATTTGGCGCGCTGCTTGGAGCAACCGTCTTTGCCGTGTTGGCGTTTTTGCCTCCTTTCGAAACGTTCCGCACAGCGGCGCAACAGTTCGCCGGCGATCAGCATGCCGCCCATATTGACACCCTTGCCCGATCGATGCAACTCGTTTCAGGGTTGATGGGCTTGATGGTGATCTGGTGGATTACCGAAGTGATGAAGCTTGCACACACGGCTTTGCTTCCTCTCGCCATCCTTCCCTTGTTCGGCGTTATCGGACTAAGCAACAATCAAGTGCATGAATTCGGTGTGGTCAATACGGCAAAGAACTACTTCAGTCCCGTCGTGATGCTGTTCTTTGGCGGGTTCTTGCTCGCGGGCGCAATGCGTCGGTGGAAACTTGACCGCAGGCTGACGCTCTGGATTCTGACGCGTGGTCGGCTCGCTGAAGATTCCCGCAAGACGTTATTCGGAATGATGGTGGTATCGGCGATTTCTTCGATGTGGATTTCGAATACCGCAACCTGTGCCATGTTGCTGCCTCTGAGCGTAGGTATTCTCGCGTACATCGGAGCCGAGCCCGGCAAATCAAATTTCGGCAAAGCGTTGATGTTAGGGATTGCGTGGGCTGCATCAATCGGCGGGATGGGAACGTTGATTGGAACGCCTCCGAACGGCATCGCGGTTGGAATTCTCAATACCGCATTTGCAGGCGATCCGGCATACCAGCGCATCACGTTTCTTGACTGGATGAAATTTGGAGTTCCTTACGTGATCCTCTTTCTTCCTGTGGCGTGGTTTGTTCTCCTGAAAGTCTTTCCTCCCGAAGTCTCATCCTTCGAAGGCGGGAAAAAGAGATTGATGGAAGAATTCCGCGCACTCGGCCCGATGACAACGGGGGAAAAGGGTTCGATCGTGGTTTTCTTCTGTGCCGTTTTTTTATGGCTGACTCTGCCTTTCCGTGAGCAACTTCTTCCCCGACATATTCTCATTCATATTACGTGGCTGGATGAATATACAACCGGACTCTTTGCCGGAATCTCCTTATTCCTAATTCCCGTCAGCTTTCGCGGGCGCACGTTTCTTCTTCATTGGAAGGACTTCAAGTATGTCGAATGGGGTGCACTGGCGATTGTCGGAGGCGGCATTGCCCTGTCGGATGGCATGTTCAAAACCGGATTTGCTGCGTGGCTTGCGTCAACGTTTGTCTCGCTGTTCGGCTCGCCGACAACGATAGAAATGATGTTCGCCATTGTACTCTTTATTGATCTGTTGACCGAAGTAGCCACGAACTCGGCCGTCATTTCGATGATGACGCCGGTGGTTATCGCCATTGCACAAACTACGGGCGAGAATCCGGTCGCGCTTTCCATTGCTGCCGCGCTTGCCTCGTCGATGGCATTCATGCTTCCGGTTGCAACTCCCCCCAACGCGCTCGTGTACGGGACGGGCTACATCCGGCTCAAGGATATGATCAAGGCCGGTTTCATTCTCGACATTCTGGGGTGGCTGTTTACGATCGGCATTCTGGTGATTTTCGGCTGGTTCATATTCGGAGTATTCTCGCTGTGA
- a CDS encoding Gfo/Idh/MocA family oxidoreductase translates to MNSPQRKIRYGITGFGRFAEKAIAPAIRQSHNSTLVAIHNRSVAKAKVAAAALNIPLAFDSVADLAAHPDVDAVFIVSANSAHCEEAILTAEAGKHVLCEKPMAMNVAECERMMEACKRNNVKLMVGHMVRLSPLVKRMKELVQSDALGKLVRAESDFVYDGRLSSRAWLLDRRVAGGGPTFDVGVHCLDTLRFVLDDEVISVKGELEPVPDMNHTESSSQLLLRFSRGTIATIFSSYASPIRESRIELIGTESRISAVDFTVSGRQSQLRIERRNLDGTHDSVVEEFDIPNLYTEEVNLFSDCIINNTGPLLTAENAVKNQHVLDQTMALH, encoded by the coding sequence ATGAACTCTCCGCAACGGAAGATTCGATACGGAATCACGGGGTTTGGCCGCTTCGCGGAAAAAGCAATTGCTCCCGCGATCCGACAATCTCACAATTCAACACTTGTCGCAATTCACAACCGGTCGGTAGCAAAAGCGAAAGTCGCGGCAGCCGCATTGAATATTCCGCTCGCATTCGATTCTGTTGCCGATCTTGCTGCCCATCCCGATGTCGATGCTGTGTTTATCGTGTCTGCGAATTCAGCTCACTGCGAAGAAGCCATTCTGACGGCCGAAGCGGGAAAGCACGTTCTCTGTGAAAAACCAATGGCAATGAATGTTGCGGAATGTGAACGCATGATGGAAGCCTGCAAGCGGAATAACGTCAAGTTGATGGTGGGGCACATGGTCAGGCTTTCGCCTCTTGTGAAAAGAATGAAAGAGCTTGTCCAATCCGATGCATTAGGAAAGCTTGTCCGTGCGGAATCGGATTTTGTGTATGATGGCAGGCTGAGTTCCCGCGCGTGGCTTCTCGACAGAAGGGTGGCCGGAGGCGGTCCGACATTCGATGTCGGTGTCCATTGCCTCGACACATTGAGATTCGTTCTGGATGATGAAGTGATTTCGGTGAAAGGCGAATTGGAACCGGTTCCCGACATGAATCATACCGAGAGTTCGTCACAGCTTCTCCTGCGTTTCTCGCGCGGCACAATAGCGACAATCTTTTCATCGTATGCGTCGCCGATTCGTGAGAGCCGGATTGAACTCATCGGGACAGAGTCAAGAATATCCGCCGTTGATTTCACGGTAAGCGGACGCCAATCCCAATTACGGATCGAGAGACGAAATCTCGACGGTACACACGATAGTGTTGTCGAGGAGTTTGATATTCCAAATCTCTACACCGAAGAAGTAAACCTCTTCTCCGATTGTATCATCAACAACACCGGACCTTTGCTGACCGCCGAAAACGCCGTCAAGAACCAGCACGTACTGGATCAGACAATGGCGCTTCACTAA
- a CDS encoding CPBP family intramembrane metalloprotease: MKRILSYLQEYFDEQWNIRLFASTGIFLALCFAVNYGFDAEVAALRKLAHPLHQFIFYFFFYSIPYGVTVCLYAIFTHERRFFRERNFYLLAVFGFALLALYVTLHNVPAYTVRQSPSLFGEIALPYLWYFARYASNLLPGLGIIIPLALYWHVHDRSRSRFYGFSSSNINLKTYFAILLFLVPVVLAASFGADFQSAYPRFKFGLPASAAGIEKALLIGFFEVCYGVDFVFVELIFRGFLVMAFARYLGSGAILPMVVVYAFIHFQKPMGEAIGSIVGGMVLGVISYRTNSIYGGVILHLGVAYLMEVAGTLQMFVR, from the coding sequence ATGAAACGCATTCTCTCGTATCTGCAAGAATACTTTGATGAACAATGGAATATCCGGCTGTTTGCCTCAACCGGAATTTTTCTGGCACTTTGCTTTGCAGTCAACTACGGGTTTGATGCAGAAGTTGCCGCCCTTCGGAAACTCGCCCATCCGCTTCATCAGTTTATTTTCTACTTTTTCTTCTACAGTATCCCCTATGGTGTGACTGTTTGTTTGTACGCAATCTTTACTCATGAACGGAGGTTCTTTCGTGAGAGGAATTTCTACTTGCTTGCCGTGTTCGGCTTTGCTTTGCTCGCACTCTACGTAACGCTGCACAACGTTCCTGCATATACTGTACGGCAGTCTCCTTCTCTGTTTGGTGAAATCGCCTTGCCGTATCTTTGGTATTTTGCGCGATACGCCTCCAACCTGCTGCCGGGACTTGGCATCATCATCCCACTTGCTCTGTACTGGCACGTACACGATAGAAGCCGTTCCCGTTTCTATGGTTTCAGTTCATCCAACATCAACCTGAAAACATACTTCGCCATATTACTCTTTCTCGTTCCCGTGGTTCTTGCCGCTTCTTTCGGCGCGGATTTCCAGTCGGCGTATCCCAGGTTCAAGTTCGGATTGCCCGCAAGTGCTGCCGGCATTGAGAAAGCGTTGCTTATCGGATTCTTTGAGGTGTGCTACGGAGTGGATTTTGTTTTTGTAGAACTGATTTTTCGCGGGTTTCTCGTGATGGCATTTGCCCGGTACCTTGGTTCAGGGGCGATTTTGCCGATGGTGGTAGTGTATGCATTCATTCATTTTCAGAAGCCGATGGGAGAGGCTATCGGATCGATTGTTGGAGGGATGGTGTTGGGAGTGATCTCGTATCGCACGAACTCCATCTACGGCGGAGTGATTCTGCATCTTGGCGTTGCCTACCTTATGGAAGTGGCGGGAACATTGCAGATGTTTGTGAGATAA
- a CDS encoding dipeptidase, whose translation MSFVVTVCSDAKKEIQSEAERSGTEPSTPFLIVDTHIDVPYRLQEKMEDISVRTSGGDFDYPRAKDGGLNVPFMSIYVPASYEEKGGGKKFADRLIDMVEKFATDAPDKFAVAHSVADVRNHVSNGRIALAMGMENGTPIEGKLENLKHFYRRGIRYITLAHSRNNHICDSSYDPKRKWNGLSPFGKQVVDEMNRLGIMIDVSHISDSAFYQVIRQTKAPVIASHSSCRHFTPEWERNMSDEMIVALAKNGGVIQINFGSEFLRDDVRKRSEERRTALNKYYEEHKLKRTDAEAVAYARKFREENPPLFADVSDVVAHIDHVVKLVGVDHVGLGSDFDGVGDSLPTGLKDVSQYPNLIRELQKSGYSEADIRKICGENTMRVWSEVEALARSLQSQ comes from the coding sequence ATTTCGTTTGTTGTCACTGTGTGTTCTGATGCAAAGAAGGAAATCCAATCCGAAGCAGAACGATCCGGCACGGAGCCTTCGACTCCCTTTCTCATTGTCGATACGCATATTGATGTGCCCTATCGCCTTCAGGAGAAGATGGAGGATATTTCCGTCCGCACATCCGGAGGCGATTTCGATTATCCGCGTGCCAAAGATGGCGGCTTGAATGTGCCGTTCATGTCCATCTATGTACCTGCATCATATGAGGAAAAGGGAGGCGGCAAGAAGTTCGCAGACCGTCTGATTGATATGGTGGAGAAGTTTGCAACCGACGCGCCCGACAAGTTTGCTGTTGCGCATTCCGTGGCGGATGTCAGAAATCACGTGTCGAACGGGCGCATTGCCCTTGCCATGGGAATGGAAAACGGAACGCCGATTGAAGGAAAGCTGGAGAATCTCAAGCATTTTTATCGACGGGGAATCCGGTACATCACGCTGGCCCATTCACGCAACAATCATATCTGTGATTCATCCTACGACCCGAAACGGAAATGGAATGGTTTGAGTCCGTTCGGGAAGCAAGTCGTTGACGAGATGAATCGCCTCGGTATCATGATTGACGTGTCGCATATTTCCGACAGTGCCTTCTACCAGGTCATCCGACAGACGAAAGCGCCTGTAATTGCTTCCCATTCATCGTGCAGGCATTTCACTCCGGAATGGGAACGAAATATGAGTGACGAGATGATTGTCGCGTTGGCAAAGAACGGCGGTGTCATCCAGATCAATTTCGGATCGGAGTTTCTGCGGGATGATGTTCGTAAACGATCGGAGGAACGCCGTACAGCGCTGAACAAATACTACGAAGAACACAAGCTGAAGCGAACAGATGCCGAAGCTGTCGCGTACGCCCGAAAATTCAGGGAAGAAAATCCGCCGCTGTTCGCCGATGTGTCGGATGTCGTAGCCCACATCGATCATGTCGTCAAGCTTGTCGGTGTTGACCACGTCGGTCTCGGCTCCGATTTCGACGGCGTCGGCGACTCGCTTCCGACCGGATTGAAGGATGTGTCCCAGTATCCGAACCTCATCCGTGAGCTTCAAAAATCCGGATATTCCGAAGCAGACATCAGGAAAATTTGCGGGGAGAATACTATGCGCGTATGGTCTGAAGTGGAGGCCCTGGCACGTTCGCTTCAATCCCAATAG